The Apium graveolens cultivar Ventura chromosome 6, ASM990537v1, whole genome shotgun sequence genome contains a region encoding:
- the LOC141665041 gene encoding uncharacterized protein LOC141665041 isoform X5, with protein MKIVVRGGCVDELSVDEMELDVWRFRLLETTFLKLANAAFRDVFFFRKRSRIWTSGLCYGKCDSEWLDDENDGELQEIQVLDIFEWSHLVFIVGGSNPFDLITNAVKWTTSYVR; from the exons ATGAAGATCGTTGTACGAGGTGGTTGTGTTGATGAGCTGTCGGTTGATGAGATGGAGCTTGATGTTTGGAGATTTAGGTTGCTGGAAACGACTTTTCTGAAGCTTGCGAATGCAGCgtttagagatg TTTTCTTTTTCCGAAAGAGGTCCAGGATTTGGACTTCAGGACTTTGTTATGGCAAATGTGACTCTGAG TGGTTAGATGATGAGAATGATGGTGAATTGCAAGAGATCcaggtgttagatatatttgaatGGAGTCATCTGGTGTTTATTGTTGGTGGATCTAACCCTTTTGATCTCATTACAAATGCAGTCAA ATGGACAACCTCTTATGTTAGATGA
- the LOC141665041 gene encoding ubiquitin-like-conjugating enzyme ATG10 isoform X6: MKIVVRGGCVDELSVDEMELDVWRFRLLETTFLKLANAAFRDDGQPLMLDDIEKDLPANSSKLLTESKWTFITQESALDNLGLRTLVQTVFDMQEVAEPYSRH, encoded by the exons ATGAAGATCGTTGTACGAGGTGGTTGTGTTGATGAGCTGTCGGTTGATGAGATGGAGCTTGATGTTTGGAGATTTAGGTTGCTGGAAACGACTTTTCTGAAGCTTGCGAATGCAGCgtttagagatg ATGGACAACCTCTTATGTTAGATGACATTGAGAAAGACCTCCCTGCTAACTCTTCCAAGTTGCTGACAGAATCAAAATGGACATTCATAACTCAAGAG TCTGCTCTTGACAATCTGGGACTTCGGACTCTAGTGCAGACTGTGTTTGATATGCAAGAGGTTGCTGAACCATATAGCAGACATTAG
- the LOC141665041 gene encoding uncharacterized protein LOC141665041 isoform X8: protein MELDVWRFRLLETTFLKLANAAFRDVFFFRKRSRIWTSGLCYGKCDSEWLDDENDGELQEIQVLDIFEWSHLVFIVGGSNPFDLITNAVKWTTSYVR, encoded by the exons ATGGAGCTTGATGTTTGGAGATTTAGGTTGCTGGAAACGACTTTTCTGAAGCTTGCGAATGCAGCgtttagagatg TTTTCTTTTTCCGAAAGAGGTCCAGGATTTGGACTTCAGGACTTTGTTATGGCAAATGTGACTCTGAG TGGTTAGATGATGAGAATGATGGTGAATTGCAAGAGATCcaggtgttagatatatttgaatGGAGTCATCTGGTGTTTATTGTTGGTGGATCTAACCCTTTTGATCTCATTACAAATGCAGTCAA ATGGACAACCTCTTATGTTAGATGA
- the LOC141665041 gene encoding uncharacterized protein LOC141665041 isoform X4, whose protein sequence is MKIVVRGGCVDELSVDEMELDVWRFRLLETTFLKLANAAFRDAVFFFRKRSRIWTSGLCYGKCDSEWLDDENDGELQEIQVLDIFEWSHLVFIVGGSNPFDLITNAVKWTTSYVR, encoded by the exons ATGAAGATCGTTGTACGAGGTGGTTGTGTTGATGAGCTGTCGGTTGATGAGATGGAGCTTGATGTTTGGAGATTTAGGTTGCTGGAAACGACTTTTCTGAAGCTTGCGAATGCAGCgtttagagatg CAGTTTTCTTTTTCCGAAAGAGGTCCAGGATTTGGACTTCAGGACTTTGTTATGGCAAATGTGACTCTGAG TGGTTAGATGATGAGAATGATGGTGAATTGCAAGAGATCcaggtgttagatatatttgaatGGAGTCATCTGGTGTTTATTGTTGGTGGATCTAACCCTTTTGATCTCATTACAAATGCAGTCAA ATGGACAACCTCTTATGTTAGATGA
- the LOC141665041 gene encoding uncharacterized protein LOC141665041 isoform X7: protein MELDVWRFRLLETTFLKLANAAFRDAVFFFRKRSRIWTSGLCYGKCDSEWLDDENDGELQEIQVLDIFEWSHLVFIVGGSNPFDLITNAVKWTTSYVR from the exons ATGGAGCTTGATGTTTGGAGATTTAGGTTGCTGGAAACGACTTTTCTGAAGCTTGCGAATGCAGCgtttagagatg CAGTTTTCTTTTTCCGAAAGAGGTCCAGGATTTGGACTTCAGGACTTTGTTATGGCAAATGTGACTCTGAG TGGTTAGATGATGAGAATGATGGTGAATTGCAAGAGATCcaggtgttagatatatttgaatGGAGTCATCTGGTGTTTATTGTTGGTGGATCTAACCCTTTTGATCTCATTACAAATGCAGTCAA ATGGACAACCTCTTATGTTAGATGA